The uncultured Fibrobacter sp. DNA segment ACCGTTACCGGCTGTAAATTCAAATCCGGCGGGTTCATTGGTCGGAGCATTTTCATCAACAGCCTTCTCCACGATGCCAAAACTATTGAGGAAGCCGAGAACAGCAACCGCAAGCGTAATCACCTTACCGGCACGCCAAATGTAGTCACGCAGGCGCTGCCAGCAGTGAATCATCAGGGACTTGAACTTGGGCAAGTGATACGGCGGAAGTTCCATCACAAAGTTAGAGGCCTGACCCTGGAACAGGGACTTCTTCAAGAAGAGGCCGTAGGCAACGGCGAACAGCACACCGGCGAGGTAAAGCAGGAACACCACCGTGCCCGCCATCTTGCCAAAGAATGCGGCGGCAAACAGCGCGTACACCGGGAGGCGTGCGCCGCAACTCATGAACGGCACCAGGAAGACGGTAAGGAAGCGTTCACGCTTGGATTCCAGCACGCGAGAGCCCATAATGCCCGGCACGCCGCAACCGAAGCCCACCATCATCGGCACGAAGGCACGACCCGGGAGCCCGAGAAATCTCATGAAGCGGTCCGCGACGAAAGCCGCGCGGGCCATGTAACCCGAGTCTTCGAGGAACGAAAGACACAGGAACATGAAGAAGATGACCGGGATAAAGGTCGAAACCGTCTGGATACCGGCACCGATACCGTCGGCGAGAATAGCAGACACAAAGCCCGGCGCATGGAGGACATCCGTAAGCACGTAGCCGAGGCCATCCACAAAAATCGCACCGAACAACACATCAAAGAAATCAATGAATGCAGAACCGATGGTGACCGCAATCCAGAACACCAAATACATGATGACAAGGAAAATCGGGAGAGCGGCCCAACGGTTCAAAAGTACGGCGTCAAGCTTGTCCGAGAAAGTTTTCTTGGCACGCTTCTCCACAACAGCCTTCCCCGCCACTTCATGCGCAATGGAATAGCGGTTTTCGGCCATCGCGAACTCCGGCTCTTCGCCCAGAATCTTCACGACATCGGCCTTATGAAGCGTTACGCCCGCTTCGGCAAACTTGTCCGCATAACTCTTCTGGTTGCCCAAGTACATGAGCGAAACCCAACGGGCATCCGTCGCCAAGAGTTCTGCAACCGGAGCCACCTTCGGCTCCAAGACCTTCACAGCCTCTTCGACCTTATCGGCATAGGCAATCTGCTTCGGGACCGGCATCGGGGATGCAAGCACATGGCCCATCTGGCTGATAAAGTTGGTGACGCTCTTTTCGCTCACAGCAGAAAGCGGAATGCACGGTACGCCGTAGAAATCAGAAAGTTCATCGAGGTCCAGCTGGATTCCGCGATTTTCGGCGATGTCCATCATGTTGACGGCAATCACCATCGGAATCTTCATGTCGGCAAGCTGGCTCGTGAGGAACAGGTTACGTTCGAGGTTCGTTGCATCGACAATGTTGATAATCAGGCTCGCTTCGCGGCTGAGCAAGTAGTCGACAGCGGCGCGTTCGTCTTCGGCATTGGCGAACAAGGCGTAAGTACCCGGAAGGTCCACCAGGCGAATCTGGCGGTCACCCAGTTCAAAGTAGCCTTCCTTCTTTTCGACAGTCACACCAGGCCAGTTACCCACATGCTGACGGGCACCCGTAAGCGCGTTGAAGAGCGCCGTCTTACCGCAG contains these protein-coding regions:
- the feoB gene encoding ferrous iron transport protein B, with product MAARKLLTIAIAGNPNCGKTALFNALTGARQHVGNWPGVTVEKKEGYFELGDRQIRLVDLPGTYALFANAEDERAAVDYLLSREASLIINIVDATNLERNLFLTSQLADMKIPMVIAVNMMDIAENRGIQLDLDELSDFYGVPCIPLSAVSEKSVTNFISQMGHVLASPMPVPKQIAYADKVEEAVKVLEPKVAPVAELLATDARWVSLMYLGNQKSYADKFAEAGVTLHKADVVKILGEEPEFAMAENRYSIAHEVAGKAVVEKRAKKTFSDKLDAVLLNRWAALPIFLVIMYLVFWIAVTIGSAFIDFFDVLFGAIFVDGLGYVLTDVLHAPGFVSAILADGIGAGIQTVSTFIPVIFFMFLCLSFLEDSGYMARAAFVADRFMRFLGLPGRAFVPMMVGFGCGVPGIMGSRVLESKRERFLTVFLVPFMSCGARLPVYALFAAAFFGKMAGTVVFLLYLAGVLFAVAYGLFLKKSLFQGQASNFVMELPPYHLPKFKSLMIHCWQRLRDYIWRAGKVITLAVAVLGFLNSFGIVEKAVDENAPTNEPAGFEFTAGNGDSENSLLSVIGKAITPVFEPFGVEKENWPASVSLFTGLLAKEAVIGTMNSLYSMAGENEDERRETKDERVDGGEGLPLAPATDAASATPSSGDTPQRPEASEGSSEVAATTDSAVAAPDSAATDTNKVTEPAEVTVPEEKPLIVGIDECPAEEEEEGGAPDIKGAVLEALGSIPANLAEVFGSLTDPLGTTGELEGQEAAELKKETLDKITDAKVLTCEEYAAIETFGEEEEDEKTREAVFAKLAAAGLELSEDEMGALEEGDLSETADIYANLRSYFHNPDKNGNPVDGFNWQVFAFLIFILLYVPCLAAMGVVAREIGLGLAVLMATVQTILAWAVAVLLYQVPVGGDTKWIVAAIVALVGTGIFLKLFGMKANKEKRFED